One stretch of Armatimonadota bacterium DNA includes these proteins:
- a CDS encoding gamma-glutamyl-gamma-aminobutyrate hydrolase family protein — MPRKVIGITCATEQAANGGSALFRLNAAYVQAVQNAGGAPVILPSCSSPEIIERYLGLIDGLLLSGGADIAPGLYGQEQMPCCGGIDPARDAFELPLVRRAIEQDMPVMGICRGIQVLNVALGGTLIQDLPEQQPSEIRHQQTDFGHVRSDATHTIQVRPGSLLHDLTQSVQIETNSMHHQALADLAPGLVVTARTSDSVIEAVEMPSRRMVLALQCHPEETASRDPISRRLFEGFISAV; from the coding sequence TTGCCACGCAAGGTCATTGGAATCACGTGCGCTACCGAGCAGGCCGCTAACGGCGGTTCCGCGCTCTTCCGGCTGAACGCTGCTTATGTTCAGGCAGTACAGAACGCGGGTGGCGCGCCGGTCATTCTCCCGTCGTGTTCCAGCCCGGAGATCATCGAGCGGTACCTGGGGCTCATCGACGGTCTCCTGCTCAGCGGTGGGGCCGATATCGCTCCGGGCCTGTATGGGCAGGAGCAGATGCCGTGCTGCGGTGGCATCGATCCCGCCCGCGACGCGTTCGAGCTTCCGCTGGTGAGGCGGGCAATTGAGCAGGATATGCCGGTGATGGGCATCTGCCGCGGCATCCAGGTGCTCAACGTAGCTCTGGGCGGCACGCTGATACAGGATCTGCCTGAGCAGCAGCCGTCGGAGATACGGCACCAGCAGACCGACTTCGGCCATGTACGTTCGGATGCAACGCACACGATCCAGGTGCGGCCGGGCAGCCTCCTGCACGATCTCACGCAATCGGTGCAGATCGAAACAAACTCCATGCATCACCAGGCGCTGGCGGATTTGGCGCCAGGGCTGGTGGTGACGGCCCGGACCAGCGACAGCGTGATCGAGGCGGTGGAGATGCCGTCTCGCCGTATGGTGCTGGCTTTGCAGTGCCATCCGGAGGAAACGGCCTCACGCGATCCCATATCGCGGCGCCTGTTTGAGGGCTTTATCTCGGCTGTATAG
- the rpsP gene encoding 30S ribosomal protein S16: MPIKIRLKRVGAKKQPQYRVVVANSTASRDGKFKEILGHYDPCKEGSLVLNNERAVQWLHNGAQPTDTARNLLKQSGAIELFEQEKADRKAARAAR, encoded by the coding sequence TTGCCCATAAAGATTCGCCTGAAGCGCGTCGGCGCCAAAAAGCAGCCGCAGTACCGCGTCGTGGTGGCCAACAGCACCGCATCGCGCGATGGAAAGTTCAAGGAGATACTTGGACACTACGATCCGTGCAAAGAGGGTTCGCTGGTGCTCAATAACGAGCGGGCCGTACAGTGGCTGCACAACGGTGCACAGCCCACCGATACGGCGCGCAACCTGCTGAAACAGAGCGGGGCGATCGAGCTGTTTGAGCAGGAAAAGGCCGACCGCAAGGCCGCGCGAGCGGCCAGGTAA
- a CDS encoding KH domain-containing protein yields MVQQLLEYVISALVDVPEEVDIRRLESERATTWEIRVAQGDMGKVIGRNGRVASAIRTVARAAAGHDGARIFVEFQD; encoded by the coding sequence ATGGTGCAGCAGCTTCTGGAGTATGTGATTTCGGCGCTGGTTGACGTGCCCGAAGAGGTGGATATACGCCGCCTCGAATCGGAGCGCGCCACCACATGGGAAATCCGCGTTGCGCAGGGCGATATGGGCAAGGTTATCGGGCGAAACGGCCGCGTGGCATCGGCGATCCGAACGGTGGCCCGAGCGGCTGCCGGGCACGATGGAGCTCGCATCTTTGTCGAATTCCAGGACTGA
- the lgt gene encoding prolipoprotein diacylglyceryl transferase, protein MHPILFHLGSVTVRSYGVLLVTGFLAGLWRAMWLCQRRQKELPPGSPRRVHPDAIFDIGIGVLFSGLVGARLLFVLLDWGSFAAHPIDALKIWQGGLSLHGALIFGIGFLTIYCWRKKLSMMAVGDIAAPTFALSYAIGRVGCLLNGCCYGRPTNMPWGIRFPSEQFPGVMTPPSHPTQLYATLFNLFWFWVLLRWEKRRHHDGDLFYGYIAMYGIYRFIDEEFRAGATSTYLIPSMHLTDTHIASLVMIVIGAAGMLWLRRHRTAYVSPSAPAEASA, encoded by the coding sequence ATGCATCCTATACTTTTTCATCTTGGCAGCGTAACGGTCAGATCGTATGGAGTGCTTCTGGTCACGGGCTTTCTGGCAGGCTTGTGGCGCGCCATGTGGCTCTGCCAGCGGCGTCAAAAGGAGCTGCCGCCCGGCTCGCCACGGCGTGTGCATCCCGACGCCATCTTCGATATCGGCATCGGCGTGCTGTTTTCCGGGTTGGTTGGCGCGCGGCTGCTGTTTGTGCTCCTGGATTGGGGCAGCTTCGCTGCACACCCGATCGATGCGTTGAAGATTTGGCAAGGCGGCCTGTCGCTGCACGGCGCGCTGATCTTTGGCATCGGTTTCCTCACTATCTACTGCTGGCGGAAGAAGCTCAGCATGATGGCAGTGGGCGATATCGCGGCGCCTACGTTTGCGCTCTCGTACGCCATCGGGCGTGTCGGATGCCTGTTGAACGGCTGCTGTTACGGCCGTCCGACCAACATGCCGTGGGGCATAAGGTTCCCCAGCGAGCAGTTTCCAGGCGTCATGACGCCGCCCAGCCACCCAACACAACTGTACGCCACGCTCTTCAACCTCTTCTGGTTCTGGGTGCTCTTGCGGTGGGAGAAGCGTCGCCACCACGACGGCGACCTGTTTTACGGCTACATCGCCATGTATGGCATCTACCGGTTCATCGACGAGGAGTTTCGCGCCGGCGCAACTTCCACGTACCTCATTCCATCGATGCACCTTACCGATACGCACATTGCAAGCCTGGTCATGATCGTGATAGGCGCGGCCGGCATGCTGTGGCTGCGACGACATCGGACGGCGTACGTCTCGCCCTCCGCACCGGCGGAAGCCTCTGCATAG
- the trmD gene encoding tRNA (guanosine(37)-N1)-methyltransferase TrmD, with protein MRIDILTVFPVPVTEFLDHGIVRRAAERGLVELCVTDLRDFTEDRHRSTDDVPYGGGGGMVMKVEPIARAMTAVGARNPEPGMQRLLTDPRGLPFDQPMARRLALEQRLVLVCGHYEGVDDRVRRYLVDDSVSVGDYVLTGGELPALIITDAVTRLQPEALGDKDAPDKDSFADGLLEYPHYTRPAEYCGWRAPEMLQCGNHAAIQRWRRWWQLQDTRRLRPDLLEKAILTSEDRELLELPEPEAPGEWRQSASRRHDEENDNAETYHNSGD; from the coding sequence CTGCGCATTGATATCCTTACGGTGTTTCCGGTTCCGGTAACCGAGTTTCTGGATCACGGTATTGTGCGGAGGGCGGCGGAGCGGGGGCTGGTGGAACTGTGCGTCACGGATCTGCGTGACTTTACCGAAGACCGGCACCGATCGACGGACGACGTGCCATACGGTGGTGGCGGCGGCATGGTGATGAAGGTAGAGCCTATTGCGCGGGCGATGACCGCCGTAGGCGCCCGAAACCCGGAGCCGGGGATGCAGCGGCTGCTGACAGATCCGCGTGGTCTGCCGTTCGATCAGCCGATGGCGCGGCGGCTGGCACTGGAACAGAGGTTGGTGCTCGTATGCGGCCACTACGAAGGCGTGGATGACCGCGTCCGCAGGTACCTGGTGGATGACTCGGTTTCGGTGGGCGACTATGTGCTGACGGGTGGTGAGTTGCCGGCGCTGATCATCACGGATGCCGTCACCCGGCTGCAGCCGGAAGCATTGGGCGATAAGGATGCGCCCGACAAAGACAGTTTTGCGGATGGTCTGCTCGAGTATCCGCACTATACGCGGCCGGCCGAATACTGTGGCTGGCGGGCGCCGGAGATGCTGCAGTGCGGCAACCATGCGGCCATTCAGCGATGGCGAAGATGGTGGCAGCTGCAGGATACACGCCGACTGAGGCCGGACCTGCTGGAGAAGGCGATTCTGACGAGCGAGGACCGCGAGTTGTTGGAGCTGCCCGAACCGGAAGCACCCGGCGAATGGCGGCAATCCGCTTCGCGCCGACACGATGAGGAGAACGACAATGCCGAAACTTACCACAATTCAGGAGATTGA
- the rplS gene encoding 50S ribosomal protein L19: MPKLTTIQEIEEGEKSRSIDIWVETENRRRDAEGKEKKRTDVEHTDASARVPIPGFRAGDTVKVHAKVVEGDKERVQVFEGVVIARNNGSVRASFTVRKVAHGVGAERTFLLFSPRIEKIEVVRFGKVRRAKLYYLRGKVGKATRIKEDRNPTR; the protein is encoded by the coding sequence ATGCCGAAACTTACCACAATTCAGGAGATTGAGGAGGGTGAGAAGTCACGCTCCATCGATATCTGGGTCGAGACGGAAAACCGCCGCCGCGACGCCGAGGGCAAAGAGAAGAAGCGTACCGACGTGGAGCATACCGATGCTTCTGCGCGCGTCCCGATTCCGGGATTCCGAGCCGGCGATACCGTGAAGGTACACGCCAAGGTGGTGGAAGGCGATAAAGAGCGCGTTCAGGTTTTTGAAGGCGTGGTGATCGCCCGGAACAACGGCAGCGTGCGTGCCAGCTTTACAGTGCGCAAGGTTGCGCATGGGGTTGGCGCCGAGCGGACCTTTCTGCTCTTCTCGCCCCGTATTGAAAAGATAGAGGTTGTGCGGTTCGGCAAAGTGCGACGGGCCAAACTCTACTATCTGCGCGGCAAGGTCGGCAAGGCCACGCGCATCAAAGAGGACCGAAACCCAACGCGGTAA
- the rimM gene encoding 16S rRNA processing protein RimM gives MSNSRTEAAPAGMMPLGTIVSPFGRRGEVKLWPDTDYPEQMLKRPTIALRLAKGPVSQWKVQQARMHKRCVVLKLEGIDSIDDAERLRSAVALQDVGDAAPLGEDEYYIHDLVGCEVLTPGGAPLGTVTGVLRTPANDVYVIRSQETEWLLPAIRQAVRNVDIAGKRITATPMPGILPESLADAAH, from the coding sequence TTGTCGAATTCCAGGACTGAGGCTGCGCCGGCCGGGATGATGCCTCTTGGCACTATCGTATCGCCGTTCGGAAGGCGTGGCGAAGTCAAGCTGTGGCCGGATACGGACTACCCGGAGCAGATGCTGAAACGACCAACCATTGCGCTGCGGCTGGCAAAAGGGCCGGTTTCGCAGTGGAAGGTTCAGCAGGCTCGAATGCACAAACGGTGCGTGGTGCTGAAGCTGGAGGGAATCGATTCGATCGACGACGCGGAGCGCCTGAGAAGCGCAGTTGCGCTCCAGGATGTGGGCGATGCCGCGCCATTGGGTGAAGACGAGTACTACATCCACGACCTGGTCGGCTGCGAAGTGCTGACGCCTGGTGGCGCGCCGCTGGGAACCGTGACGGGTGTGCTGCGAACTCCCGCCAACGATGTTTATGTGATACGCTCGCAGGAGACCGAATGGCTGCTGCCGGCAATTCGGCAGGCCGTGCGGAATGTGGATATAGCTGGAAAGCGCATAACGGCAACGCCAATGCCCGGTATCCTGCCCGAATCGTTGGCCGATGCTGCGCATTGA
- the lspA gene encoding signal peptidase II: MQQENTPEEPPASESMAGQPVKQQVRAPHRALRARTFYGIAALVCGVDQGSKLWAMSHLYWGTPVPVVGYQFDLRLTRNTGGAWSMAPHANTLFIVFAFAAIAALITAYHRMREVDLLVGGAFALALGGAVGNVLDRVRLHFVIDFFEISAIHWPIFNVADSAITLSIVLLVLHFLMPERMRVVSSARTRREES; this comes from the coding sequence TTGCAGCAAGAGAACACGCCGGAAGAGCCGCCGGCGAGCGAGTCGATGGCCGGCCAGCCGGTGAAGCAGCAGGTTCGCGCACCACACCGCGCGCTGCGTGCGCGCACCTTTTACGGCATCGCTGCCCTGGTGTGCGGCGTGGATCAGGGCAGCAAGCTCTGGGCTATGAGTCACCTGTACTGGGGAACTCCCGTGCCCGTGGTGGGGTACCAGTTCGATCTGCGGCTGACCCGCAACACCGGAGGAGCCTGGAGCATGGCGCCACACGCAAACACACTGTTCATCGTGTTTGCGTTTGCGGCTATAGCTGCGCTCATCACGGCGTACCACCGGATGCGTGAGGTGGATCTGCTGGTCGGTGGCGCGTTTGCCCTGGCGCTCGGCGGCGCCGTTGGTAACGTGCTGGATCGGGTGCGACTCCACTTTGTCATCGACTTTTTCGAGATCAGCGCCATCCATTGGCCAATCTTCAACGTGGCAGATTCGGCAATCACGCTCAGCATTGTGCTGCTGGTGCTGCACTTTCTCATGCCGGAGCGGATGCGCGTGGTATCGTCTGCGCGCACTCGGCGTGAAGAGAGTTGA
- the ileS gene encoding isoleucine--tRNA ligase, with protein MTTMTSIDESGRLPSGRDYRPTLNVTLKDSEPGAFPQRGNLPVREPGILRRWEETGLYRQSLDRPAPAGPFVLHDGPPYSNGNIHLGHALNKIAKDFVTRLKMMQGHCAPYVPGWDNHGMPIENAVVREFRLHGEQPDRVTLRRACRRYAEQWIDTQREQFKRLGVRGDWDNPYLTMSREFEATIVGVFGEFVESGYIYRGLRPTLWCAGCETALADAEIEYANHTSSSITVRFPLASDALGRLPEGQPVYALIWTTTPWTIPANLALAVHPDVEYALAAVTLPEGSRVSYLVATPLLTAVGEAIGADLSEVTGVWKGADLAGVVFRHPLFQREAPVVTADYVTVDAGTGIVHTAPGHGKEDFDTGQRFGLDVLCPVDSAGRYTPQAGEVFGEPLTGLRVVAEEGEGESRANSAILRALQEAGALLSHTHFEHSYPHCWRCHMPLIFRATVQWFLSIDHDGHRQKCLDAIGGVTWYPPESENRIRSMVESRPDWCVSRQRSWGVGIPAFYCDACDEAIVSRDAVAAVEALVRAEGSDAWYSAPPESILPAGFTCPGCGAPAAGLRKETDVLDVWFDSGSTNRAVLEDRARWPELTWPADLYLEGGDQHRGWFNSSLMVGVGTRAAAPYRAVITSGWTLDEEGFAMHKSAGNVVDPQDVIDRYGADVLRWWVASSDFMSDVGCGANLLQQVADSYRRIRNTFRFLVNNLADFRVEEHAVATAALEDPDRWILERLNEVTETALNAYNSYAFHRAYHAAHNFCAVDLSAVYLSAVKDRLYASAAHAPERRSAQTAMHRVAETLSRLLAPMLVFTTEEVWDYIHLPDKPASVSLAMLPQAQPADTALLSDWTRLLELRDEVNRTLEAEKRDGKFSNPLEARVTIRCDHDLARVLALREAHLPALFGVSQVGVAEAAGELEVTVGAAAGIRCARCWLVKSDVGEAAPELCRRCAEAVAVWDGERAGGVA; from the coding sequence ATGACCACTATGACCAGCATCGATGAATCCGGGCGCTTGCCATCGGGGCGCGACTACCGGCCGACCCTCAACGTAACACTGAAGGACTCCGAACCCGGCGCCTTTCCGCAGCGCGGTAACCTGCCGGTTAGAGAGCCCGGCATTCTGCGCAGGTGGGAGGAGACGGGTCTCTATCGGCAGTCGCTCGATCGGCCGGCTCCAGCCGGGCCGTTTGTGCTTCATGACGGCCCTCCGTACTCCAACGGAAACATCCATCTTGGCCATGCTCTCAACAAGATCGCGAAGGATTTTGTTACCCGCCTCAAGATGATGCAGGGCCATTGCGCGCCGTACGTACCTGGTTGGGATAACCACGGCATGCCGATTGAGAACGCCGTAGTGCGCGAATTCCGCCTCCATGGCGAGCAGCCGGATCGCGTGACTTTACGGCGCGCCTGCCGCCGTTATGCAGAACAGTGGATTGATACTCAGCGCGAGCAGTTCAAGCGATTGGGCGTGCGCGGTGATTGGGATAATCCGTATCTCACGATGAGCCGCGAGTTTGAGGCAACAATCGTTGGCGTCTTCGGAGAGTTCGTCGAGTCGGGCTACATCTATCGCGGACTGCGTCCCACCCTGTGGTGCGCGGGCTGCGAAACCGCTCTGGCGGACGCCGAGATTGAGTATGCCAACCACACCTCCAGCAGCATCACGGTTCGCTTTCCTCTGGCATCCGACGCGTTGGGCAGGCTGCCCGAAGGCCAGCCGGTGTATGCGCTGATCTGGACCACGACGCCGTGGACGATACCCGCCAACCTGGCGCTGGCCGTACATCCGGACGTGGAGTACGCGTTGGCGGCCGTAACGTTACCGGAAGGCAGCCGTGTGAGCTACCTGGTAGCCACTCCATTGCTGACCGCTGTGGGCGAGGCAATCGGCGCGGATTTGAGCGAAGTTACCGGAGTTTGGAAGGGCGCCGATCTGGCGGGAGTGGTTTTCCGCCATCCGCTTTTCCAGCGCGAAGCGCCGGTTGTGACCGCCGACTATGTAACCGTGGATGCCGGTACCGGCATTGTACATACGGCGCCCGGGCACGGTAAGGAAGACTTTGATACCGGCCAGCGGTTCGGGCTGGATGTGTTGTGTCCGGTGGATTCTGCCGGGCGATACACCCCACAGGCTGGAGAGGTTTTTGGTGAGCCACTGACCGGCCTGCGCGTAGTGGCTGAGGAGGGGGAAGGCGAGAGTCGCGCCAACAGCGCGATACTGAGGGCACTGCAGGAGGCCGGCGCGCTCCTGAGCCATACGCACTTTGAGCACTCCTACCCGCACTGCTGGCGCTGCCACATGCCCCTCATCTTCCGCGCTACCGTGCAGTGGTTTTTATCGATCGACCATGACGGCCATCGACAGAAGTGCCTCGATGCGATCGGCGGCGTGACCTGGTATCCACCGGAGAGCGAGAACCGTATTCGCAGCATGGTTGAGAGCCGCCCCGATTGGTGTGTATCGCGCCAGCGATCGTGGGGCGTGGGCATACCGGCATTCTACTGCGACGCATGCGATGAGGCTATCGTCAGCCGTGATGCGGTCGCCGCGGTGGAAGCGCTGGTGCGCGCCGAAGGATCCGACGCGTGGTACTCGGCGCCGCCCGAGTCGATCCTCCCCGCCGGCTTCACCTGCCCGGGGTGTGGCGCCCCGGCAGCAGGACTGCGCAAAGAGACCGACGTGCTGGATGTCTGGTTCGATTCCGGCTCGACCAATCGTGCCGTGCTGGAGGATCGTGCTCGCTGGCCCGAGCTCACGTGGCCGGCTGATCTCTATCTGGAGGGAGGCGATCAGCATCGCGGCTGGTTCAACTCGTCTCTGATGGTCGGTGTAGGCACGCGCGCGGCTGCTCCGTACCGCGCCGTTATCACCAGCGGGTGGACCCTTGATGAAGAGGGATTCGCCATGCACAAGAGCGCGGGCAACGTGGTCGATCCGCAGGATGTGATCGACAGGTACGGGGCCGATGTGTTGCGATGGTGGGTTGCTTCCAGCGACTTTATGAGCGATGTGGGCTGTGGCGCCAATCTCCTGCAGCAGGTTGCAGATAGCTACCGGCGCATCAGAAACACGTTCCGCTTTCTGGTCAACAATCTCGCCGATTTCCGCGTGGAGGAGCATGCCGTCGCCACGGCCGCGCTCGAAGATCCGGACCGATGGATCCTTGAACGCCTGAATGAGGTGACGGAGACGGCCCTGAATGCGTACAATAGTTACGCGTTTCATCGTGCCTACCATGCCGCGCACAACTTCTGCGCTGTGGACCTCTCCGCGGTCTACCTTTCGGCCGTGAAGGACAGGCTGTATGCCTCGGCAGCACATGCGCCGGAGCGGCGCTCGGCACAGACGGCGATGCATCGGGTGGCAGAAACACTGTCGCGGCTTCTGGCCCCGATGCTGGTGTTTACCACCGAGGAGGTTTGGGACTATATCCACCTGCCCGATAAGCCGGCGAGTGTGAGCCTGGCCATGCTGCCGCAGGCACAGCCGGCCGACACCGCCCTGTTGAGCGACTGGACGCGGCTATTGGAGCTGCGTGACGAGGTGAATCGCACACTCGAGGCGGAGAAACGCGACGGGAAGTTCTCCAATCCGTTGGAGGCCCGGGTAACTATCCGCTGCGATCACGACCTGGCGCGGGTTCTGGCGCTGCGCGAGGCCCATTTACCCGCCCTGTTTGGCGTATCGCAAGTTGGCGTGGCCGAAGCTGCGGGTGAGCTGGAGGTTACGGTCGGAGCGGCTGCCGGCATCCGCTGCGCCCGCTGCTGGCTGGTGAAGAGCGATGTCGGCGAGGCCGCGCCGGAGCTTTGTCGTCGCTGTGCCGAAGCAGTTGCCGTGTGGGATGGTGAAAGAGCAGGGGGTGTGGCATAG
- a CDS encoding YraN family protein has protein sequence MAGSRRLGEYGEECARRYLEGLGWRLLAVNYGTPVGEVDLVFERSPAPHAALVFVEVKTRSGESFGDPAEAVTGRKQARIVAAARRYLAAHPARDEPESRFDVVEVYTVPGKPTRVRHIAAAFGPID, from the coding sequence ATGGCGGGTAGCCGGCGGCTGGGAGAGTACGGCGAGGAGTGTGCGCGCCGTTACCTGGAGGGTTTGGGTTGGCGCCTGCTCGCTGTCAACTATGGCACACCGGTAGGCGAGGTGGACCTGGTGTTTGAGCGGTCACCGGCGCCGCACGCTGCGCTGGTGTTTGTTGAGGTGAAGACGCGGTCCGGCGAAAGCTTTGGCGACCCGGCAGAAGCTGTTACCGGCAGGAAGCAGGCCCGAATCGTGGCGGCCGCGCGTAGGTATCTGGCCGCGCACCCGGCGCGCGACGAGCCCGAGTCTCGATTTGACGTCGTAGAGGTCTACACGGTGCCCGGGAAGCCAACGCGAGTTCGGCACATCGCCGCCGCGTTTGGACCCATCGATTGA
- the ffh gene encoding signal recognition particle protein — protein MFDTLSDKLQGVFQRLRGKGRVTAADVEEAMREVRLALLEADVNYKVVKDFVATVSEQARGADVLETLQPAQQVVKIVNDELIRLLGGAQSTITSASQPPTVIMLCGLQGSGKTTLCGKLALHFKKLGRRPLMAACDIYRPAAIRQLQVLGEQIELPVYASDPAERKSPPTIARDAVKRAVADNCDLVLLDTAGRLHIDADLMDEVGQMKAWVKPHEVLLVVDAMVGQDAVNFAEQFNRELGITGFVMTKMDGDARGGAALSIHAVTGVPIKFLGVGEKLDALEPFYPERMAQRILGMGDILSLIEKAQEAIDEKSAAEIEKKLRSSRFDLNDFLEQMQQMKKMGPIENLLKLLPGVNSAMLNDVKIDPNLLPRKEAIVRSMTRAERSDPSLINGSRRSRIAIGCGQSVHDVNTFLDEFDKMRKMMRTMMTQPNGKRPGLRHGMKALQGMQGPARTGRRPKLPFSR, from the coding sequence ATGTTCGATACCTTATCCGATAAACTTCAGGGCGTGTTCCAGCGCCTTCGCGGCAAGGGCCGCGTTACCGCCGCCGATGTTGAAGAGGCGATGCGTGAGGTTCGGCTCGCCCTGCTGGAAGCCGACGTCAACTACAAGGTTGTAAAGGATTTTGTTGCCACAGTAAGCGAGCAGGCGAGGGGCGCGGACGTACTTGAGACTCTGCAGCCGGCGCAGCAGGTGGTCAAGATTGTCAACGATGAGTTGATTCGGCTGCTTGGCGGCGCGCAGTCCACGATTACCTCCGCGTCGCAACCGCCGACCGTGATCATGCTGTGCGGACTGCAGGGCTCCGGCAAGACAACGTTATGCGGAAAGCTGGCGCTCCACTTCAAGAAATTGGGTCGCCGTCCCCTGATGGCTGCCTGCGACATCTACCGGCCGGCAGCGATCCGCCAGCTCCAGGTACTGGGCGAGCAGATCGAACTGCCGGTCTACGCTTCCGATCCGGCGGAAAGGAAGTCGCCGCCGACTATCGCCCGGGATGCCGTAAAGCGGGCAGTCGCAGATAACTGCGACCTGGTTTTGTTGGACACGGCCGGGCGTCTGCACATCGATGCCGACCTGATGGATGAAGTGGGCCAAATGAAGGCGTGGGTGAAGCCGCACGAGGTCCTGTTGGTTGTTGACGCAATGGTCGGACAGGATGCCGTCAACTTTGCGGAGCAGTTCAATCGTGAACTTGGCATCACGGGCTTTGTGATGACCAAAATGGATGGAGACGCTCGCGGCGGCGCCGCCCTCTCGATCCACGCGGTTACGGGCGTTCCGATCAAGTTCCTTGGCGTAGGCGAAAAGCTGGATGCCCTGGAACCGTTCTATCCCGAACGGATGGCCCAGCGGATCCTTGGCATGGGCGATATTCTGAGCTTGATCGAGAAGGCTCAGGAGGCCATCGACGAAAAGTCGGCCGCGGAGATCGAGAAGAAGCTCCGAAGCAGCCGGTTTGATTTGAACGACTTTCTGGAACAGATGCAGCAGATGAAGAAGATGGGGCCCATCGAGAATCTGCTGAAGCTTTTGCCCGGCGTAAACAGCGCGATGTTGAACGATGTGAAGATCGACCCGAATCTGCTGCCGCGGAAAGAGGCGATTGTGCGCTCGATGACCAGAGCAGAACGCTCGGACCCATCGCTGATCAACGGCTCACGCCGAAGCCGAATTGCGATTGGCTGCGGACAATCGGTACACGATGTCAATACGTTTCTCGACGAGTTCGACAAGATGCGCAAGATGATGCGCACGATGATGACGCAGCCGAATGGCAAGCGGCCCGGGCTGCGTCACGGCATGAAGGCGCTGCAGGGAATGCAGGGGCCCGCGCGAACCGGACGCAGGCCAAAGCTGCCGTTCAGCCGCTGA
- a CDS encoding ribonuclease HII produces the protein MTRSTPAGWDLERDAIAHGATCVAGIDEAGRGAWAGPVAAACVVLPLGVDLPGLTDSKQLTPSRRAELELRIEDCAVAIGFALASQAEIDRLNILRATHLAMRRSFEIVRSLAPEAFGLIDGLPVPGFPAPCRSVVRGDCLSASIAAASVIAKVRRDRIMVDLQGRYGRFAFARHKGYGTQLHRSELQQFGPCPEHRLSYRPVVEASMAVMGRLHGG, from the coding sequence ATTACAAGGTCCACGCCTGCCGGATGGGACCTGGAGCGCGATGCGATTGCTCACGGCGCGACCTGCGTTGCCGGCATCGATGAAGCGGGGCGCGGGGCATGGGCTGGGCCGGTTGCGGCTGCCTGTGTGGTGCTGCCGCTGGGAGTCGATCTTCCTGGCCTCACCGATTCCAAGCAGCTCACGCCCTCCCGGCGCGCCGAACTGGAACTCCGGATCGAGGACTGCGCCGTGGCGATCGGCTTTGCACTGGCCAGCCAGGCGGAGATCGATCGCCTTAACATCCTGCGCGCCACACACCTTGCGATGCGCCGCAGTTTCGAAATCGTGCGCTCGCTGGCCCCCGAAGCGTTCGGCCTCATCGACGGCCTGCCGGTACCGGGCTTTCCGGCGCCCTGCCGATCCGTGGTCCGCGGTGACTGCCTCAGCGCCTCCATTGCGGCCGCTTCGGTGATCGCCAAAGTCCGTCGCGACCGCATCATGGTTGATCTGCAGGGCCGGTACGGCCGGTTTGCATTTGCACGTCACAAAGGCTACGGTACTCAGCTGCACCGGAGCGAGCTGCAGCAGTTTGGTCCTTGCCCCGAACATCGGCTCTCGTATCGCCCCGTCGTGGAGGCGAGCATGGCGGTGATGGGCCGCTTGCATGGCGGGTAG
- the lepB gene encoding signal peptidase I yields the protein MVLLSFRAPVKAGAASQPLPAARTVADILESLIVAGVLVFLIVRPFFVQAFYIPSESMEPTLMGHDAGVDPATNEDYQHTIHDHLFVDKLAYRFHPPRRGDIIVFLAPKRADIEDQNNGLPEKQNVLIKRLIGIPGDTILVKDGAVYRNGKRLNEPYIKEPMKLDSHVPFGSPGSPGDPAIGVPPGAVHLAPGELWVMGDNRNNSSDSRYWGPLRETRVIGRADCIFWPLDRIRILH from the coding sequence ATGGTGCTGTTGAGTTTCCGGGCGCCCGTCAAAGCCGGCGCTGCGTCGCAGCCGCTTCCTGCCGCCCGTACCGTCGCCGATATTCTGGAGTCGCTCATCGTGGCCGGCGTCCTGGTCTTTCTTATCGTCCGGCCGTTCTTTGTGCAGGCGTTTTACATTCCATCGGAATCGATGGAGCCTACCTTGATGGGGCACGATGCCGGCGTAGATCCCGCCACGAACGAAGACTACCAGCACACCATTCACGACCATCTGTTCGTAGACAAGCTGGCTTATCGCTTCCACCCGCCCCGCCGAGGCGATATCATCGTGTTTCTGGCGCCGAAACGGGCCGATATTGAAGACCAGAACAATGGCCTGCCCGAGAAGCAGAATGTGTTGATCAAGCGCCTGATCGGCATTCCCGGCGACACCATCCTGGTGAAGGACGGCGCTGTTTACCGCAACGGAAAGCGGCTTAATGAGCCGTACATCAAGGAACCGATGAAACTGGATTCGCACGTGCCGTTTGGTTCGCCCGGTTCTCCGGGTGATCCCGCTATTGGCGTGCCTCCGGGGGCGGTACATCTGGCTCCCGGTGAGCTGTGGGTGATGGGCGATAACCGCAACAACAGCAGCGACAGCCGATATTGGGGCCCACTGCGCGAAACCAGAGTTATCGGCAGGGCGGACTGCATCTTTTGGCCACTCGACCGGATCCGAATCCTGCACTGA